CAGTTAACCCTGTATTCATCAGATAgttaaacatcataaaaatttcaaaaattccatCAAATTACAAGAGTATACAACAAAAAAAGTAATGAAATATCATTACCATAACGATATGGATCATCGAGGATGTCCCGAGTTAAGTTATATACATTCGCAGTCATGAAATATGATCTCCTGAGAATAAAAGTCAAATGACCCAGCTGATATTCCATCTTCTTGTTGAAAAGTGTAACCATATTGTTTACGTTCTCTGCACATTTGGCTTTGGACTTGAACTTTTCTACAAGCTCGGGGTAGCAACCGATCCGGGATATTTGGAACACCACAAATTTTCTGGCACCAAGATTGTACAGATCCTAcaagattttttatttacaatttatcaTCAAACAATGGAGCATGCACCTGTTTTTTCACGGTGCCACCAAACAACAAAATTACCGCTTACTAAATTTTCCAAATTCATCTAGGCCTAAAAGGGAGACTCAGGAGCTCAAGATACAAACGAAGTACAGTACATAAAAATATACTTTTGAATTTCAATGAAGTTGGATGATTGACATTACCTTCAGATTTTTTCCAAGTTTTTTTGCAAGAAAATCTGCATATTCATCAGGTTTGTATAATAGACTGGTGTTGTAGCGATCAGGCTGCAAATAATTACCAAGGTAATCATTGGTGCCAATATGAATGAGAAATACAGATTTTGCCAGGTAGTCATGCAGTGCTGCAGTATTTCTGAACTGGGCTCGGATGTATTTGTCGGTGCTTTCCTGGAATAGTTTCACTTGTGAACTCATGTCTAAATTCTTACCCtgcattattaattaattttaaaaatgaaatttaacaaatatattttgggcaAGAACATATACTATATAATAATCGAATTAAGTGTGCATGCTATCTCTTACAAGATAGCTGCCTGTTTCAGGGAGAATTCCAGCGGAACTAGATGCATAATTGTAGCCACTAGTGGATTCGAGTCTGTCAATATGTTTAGTGCTGACGTATGGAAGTGCCAAGGGCAAATTAAGCATCTTATCTGTCAACGGAAACAATCAATTTAtacatgcattattttaaacaaGTAATCTCGAAGCAAAGAGATGGGTGGGACATTGTCACATCACATGGGTCagaaatttgaaaagtaaagtAACAATATTAACAAAAAATCTATCTAGGACATTTTTAAAAAGGGGCGATTTGAAAAGGATGCACAGGTTTTGTGTGTTATCAATAAAGGAGGTCATGAGAGGACATTCTCTCCAAATGTAAGCCCCTGTCACCGATTGTTTCTGGTATATTTTGGTGATCGGCAGGTAATTTCCTCACATTTTCTTGAAGCTAGATTTCAACATTAGGTTCTTTTTTACTAGAATGGTAATTAGCAAATGATGAATAAGAAAACTTTCTGTTATTTCAAAACTTTGGCGACTCACCAAATAAATCCGCAATTGTATATCCATTTGTGAACCTTCCAGTGGCTGCTTGTCCCGGAAAATCTATTCCATTAGGTGGATAATTAGCAACAGCCCTGGTCtttaaattgttgttattaCCACCATCAACAATTGAATCTCCAAATATAAAGAGGGCCGGCGTCAATGGTTTTTGAGCTGCTCTCGTGGAAACAAACAGACATGGAAATGTGCAGAGAACAATCAAATGTACAAGTCTCCTATCCATCTGTCTAGAAGACAAACAAAAAAGGAAAGAGAATCAGTTATTGTACTGATATTGAAATCAAAAGAACAGAAGACATACGTTTTTTTACTTGTACCACTGAAATCAACAGGTATGGATGGATATTGACCGAAATATCTTTACTACCCAGACAATTAAGAGTAAATTCAAGCTTTTAAGTCACATCAATGATGGCATTAATTTACATTAATTGTTTAACGTTAGTTATTGTGAACGCTCCATTTGCACCCAAGACTTTGCTTTGCTCAACCAACGAAATTTGAAGGCATAAAAAGTCAATAACTTCgagatttaaaagaaaaagaaatagcagctcaaaataaaagaaaatatttgagaaataattgGTTAACTGAtacaagaaaataattaaaaaaattaaaaaagaatccCAGATTGAATTGCATAAAGGTAGAATGAATCATTCATACTCGACACAAATCCATGGGCCCGATTCATACTTTTTGTATCAAACGGTAGTGCAGGCAAGTCCAGGACCAGAGTAGCAAAGTGCCAATAAATGAATCcgcaaatttttaaacttcttcaAAACACTCCACCAACTTAATTTGGGAATTCTCCTCATCTGTTTTGTAAACTTGAGATTAACCTAAATTAAATTGGCATGCATTTCATCAATGTTCTGTTTTCTACATGAAAAGAAGTAACCCGGCCTTATTGTTCTAAATTCATTGTGCAGACTGCAGAATACAAAACGACTTATTTTAAGTCATATATGATAAGTTAACTACAACAAAACATGCTTATGAATCACTAGATCAAATATCAGAAATGTGGAAAGCAAGTGGCCTAAAAATTCACTTGTGTTCAGAAACAAATTTGAATGCAGAGAAAATGTTGTCattctatattatatttcttCCGTGGTTGAGCACAACTGATACAAACCTAAATGATCCATACCTTATTATCCACATTTTTATCAGGAAGGGTgattgatgatgatgatgatgataaccACAGTAGGAAGATATTTCAAATGATTCAACTCAGATAGAAGCCACATTTGATTGTCACCGCATAAAACTGAAACACAGATGCAAAATCACCAATTTTGTCAAAAGAATGGATCATGACAGCACAAATTTGTTGATCAAGACCAAGACCACCAGCTAACATCATTCGAACAAATTCCATAGCGTTCTTTACTAAATATCTTTTGCACAATCTATTGATCACAGCACTATAATCTCGGACCGAAATTTCAAACCCATTTTCAACCATTTGGTGGAATAGTAGCATAGCCTTTCGAGCATCTCCTTTGGCGCAATTTGCTTTTATAAGAGTGGTGTAAGCAACTTTTGATAATCTGAAATTTTGGTCTTGGAGAGAAGAAAAGACTCTTTCAGCATCACATAAATTTCCATAGACACACAAACcattaataataatgttataTGTGATATGATTTGGCTGAACGCCATTCTTAATCATATCATCATGTAAATGGAAAGCTTTTTCAAACTCTCGagctttaaataaatattgaattaaAGCATTATAAGAAGCTTGATCTGGAGAAAGGCCCTTGGCAAACATACCCTTGAAAACCTTGAC
This window of the Primulina huaijiensis isolate GDHJ02 unplaced genomic scaffold, ASM1229523v2 scaffold20025, whole genome shotgun sequence genome carries:
- the LOC140966088 gene encoding GDSL esterase/lipase 7-like; its protein translation is MDRRLVHLIVLCTFPCLFVSTRAAQKPLTPALFIFGDSIVDGGNNNNLKTRAVANYPPNGIDFPGQAATGRFTNGYTIADLFDKMLNLPLALPYVSTKHIDRLESTSGYNYASSSAGILPETGSYLGKNLDMSSQVKLFQESTDKYIRAQFRNTAALHDYLAKSVFLIHIGTNDYLGNYLQPDRYNTSLLYKPDEYADFLAKKLGKNLKDLYNLGARKFVVFQISRIGCYPELVEKFKSKAKCAENVNNMVTLFNKKMEYQLGHLTFILRRSYFMTANVYNLTRDILDDPYRYGLTETRRGCCQDERFNCLRRTIPCKNRDSHYFWDRFHPSQAVNKIITNECFNNFKVCYPMNVYQLLKI